Genomic segment of Sodaliphilus pleomorphus:
TTTGGCACCCACTGGAACTGGTATATCATACCCTTCAATCCCGTGCCGCTGGTGGTGTGGCTCGTGTGTCGCCGGCGGCGGCACTATGGCCGGGTGTACGGGTTCTACACCGCTGTGCTTGTGCTCTTCATGCTGGCCACGCCCCTGAGCAGCCAGCTCGACTGGCAGCACCAGCTGGTGGTGGCCGCCCTGGCCGTGCGCACAGCCTCGCACGCTGTGGCCTATCGTCGCCGCCAGGGCGCCCACAAGTGACCGAAAAAAAACAATCGTGTGAATGTTGAAATATATATAGTTCTGTAAAAAAAACTTGTATTGGCAGTTGCCAGGGTAGTGCGTGCGCGTGCATGTGAGCCCGTGGGCTGTATTTGGGAGCGAGAATAATCGCTGAGTATGTACTGACTCTATACTATACTATTTTTAATGTTTTGCAAGATTGGTTGTTTTAATACATTAACACTCAAAACAATTTCTAATGATGAGAAAACTATGTTTAATCCTGCTGGCCGCGTGCCTCGCCTCGATGGCGGGCTGGGCGCAGGAGCTCAGGCAGGCCGACGTGGGCACGATGCGCACACCGCCGTCGCTGCCCCAGCAACTCGAGGCCACCGGAGTGCTGGAGGCCACCCAATGGAACCAGCAAGCCGTGCCGGGCAAGAGCGGCCGTGCCACGGCAGGAAAAGTGAGACTTAAAGCATCGATTGCCGACTCGCTCACGCTGGCCGAGATCGATGAGAGCGTGACCGGCACCAAGCAGGCCAGCGCCATTGTCACGACCAAGGCCTATGGCACCAACCAGGCCTATGTGTACAACCTGTGGGGCCTGCGCGACACGCTCACGGCCACCTACGACCAGCGTGCCGGCACCATCAGCATCAACCCCGGCCTTGTCTACAACCACCCCACCTACGGGCCCGTGTGGATATGCCCCTATGATGCGAAGGCCAACACCTACTCGACGAAGAACCCCATCAAGGGCACCCTCAATGCCGACGGCAGCGTCACGCTGAGTGGCTGGGGCGTGTTTGTGACCGAGGGCGACTACAAGGGCGGCTCGTTTGCCCGCTTCAAGGGCAGCGAGCTCGAGGTGCCCAACGCCGTGATGACCGACACGCTTTACGACATCAACAATCCGAGCTCGCGCACGACGGTGTTGAGCTACCCGGTGTATATCGACAGCGTGAGCGCCAACCAGGTGAGCATCTTGAACTTCAGCGGAATAGGCGCTGTAGTCAACGCCGTGCTCAACCCCGACAAGACCGTAACCATTGCACCGCAGCGCGTGCTGACCAACAGCATGTATGGCGACTTCTACTGCTACAGCCACGACTGGAACGGCGCGCCGCTTAACAAGGGCTCTATCACGGCCACCAGCACAGCCACCAGCTGGACGCTGGGCTCGTGGGGCATATTCTCGCGCAACGTGCTGAGCCTCATGGCCCGCGGCTACTGGAACTCGACGATAAACTTTGCCTCGGGGCTGGTGACCTATCCCGAGAAGAAAAATCTCGACTGGAGCGGCTCGGGCACCGAGGCCGACCCCTATGTGATCAAGACCCTCGACCAGTACCTGGCCTTTGCCGAGAGTGTGAACCTGGGTCAGAGCTACCAGGGCAAGTACATCGCGCTGGGCAACGACATCGACATGAGCAGCCTTGCCGAGGCCTACCGGCCGGTGGGCAATGAGAGCCACCCCTTTGAGGGCACCTTCGACGGCAAGGGCTACACCTTGAAAAACTGGAGCCACACAGCCTACGACGAGTCCTATCAGGGCCTCTTCGGCATGGCAGGCGCCCAGAGTGTGATCAAGAACTTGAAAGTCGACAACCCGTCGCTCACCAGCGCGGGCGCCTACACAGGCATCGTTGTGGGCTACTCGAGCGGCGTGGTGAGCAACGTGACCGTGACAGGGGCCACGATGAAGCACAACAACAGCTTTGGCGGCGGCGTGATAGGTGCCTTCAAGGGCACTACGGCAAGCAACCTCAGCTTCACTGGCACCCTCACGGGAGCCGGCGAGACCGGCGGCGTGATAGGCGAGCTGCAGGCCGGCACCGTGACCGACCTCGAGTCGCACGGCACCGTGAGCGTGGAGAGCGTGTACTCGAGCGTGTTTCACGGTCTGGGCGGCGTGATAGGCGGCACCCTCAACAAGGGCGAGATGCACATTGAGCGTTGCTACAACGACGCCATGGTCAACGCCACGGCCAGCAACGTGCTCACCGGCGGCGTTGTGGGCGACCTGGCCTATGCCAACCTCTCGGGCAGCTTCAATGTGGGCCCCGTGGCCGCAGTGTGCACCACGAGCCGCGAGCTCGACGGCACCATCAACCAGGTGGGCGCTGCTGGCGGCGTGGCCGGGCGCGTGTATGGCTCAACGATGACCGACTGCTACAACAGCAACATCGTGATCAACAGCGGCAACAATGAGCACGTGGGTGGCCTGCTGGGCTATGTGGTGAAACCCATCATGACCTATGTGAACGGCCACTTCGAGGGATACAAGAACCCGTCGCGGTTGACCAGCTGCTACAACAGCGGCGAGGTGATCACGCCCACCATGCGCTCCACGCAGGGCTTCTATGGCTCGACCTATGCCGACAGTGTGCTGGTGAACTGCTACTTCGACCAGCAAGTGACCGGCAACGTGATGCCCGACCCCTCGGCCAGCTGCATCATGCGCACTGCCCAGCTCACCAGCGGCACCCTGCCGCAGGGCTTCGACAGCAAGGTGTGGACGGCCACTGCAGGCCTCTACCCCGCCCTCAAGCACTTTGCCACGAGTGCCGAGTCGCACCTCTCGGTGTCGCCCCTCACCTTTGCAGGCAGCGAGACCTCGCGCAAGGTGAAGACGGCCTTCACCGTGTCGAGCGTGAACAATATCGTGTGGCGCATCTTTGCCAACTCGAGCTATGTGACCTCGTCGACCGGCCTGGTCATGAGCGGCGACAGTGTGAAAATCAACAATGTGAACTCGAGCGAGACCATGGTGGCCCGCATCGACGGCAACGACAAGCTGGTGAAGATGGTGATGCTTGAGACGGTAGATCCCACGGCCTTCCGCGGCAGCGGCACCCAGGACGACCCCTACCTGATAAGCGACAAGGACGACTTGATAAAGCTCAACGAGGGTGTGACCGTGAACGCGCAGACCTATCTGGGCGACTACTTCAAGCAGACCAACGACATCGACCTGGAGAACGCCACCGACTTTGTGGGCATCGGGGCCGACGGCAAGAGCGCTCACAACTTTGCCGGCACCTACGACGGCCAGGGCTACACGATACACCGCCTCTATATCGACAGCGTGGGTCTCAACGGCTTTGGCAAGGCCACGCCGTCGAAGTCGCGCCAGTATGCCGGCTTCTTCGGCTATATAGGCCCCAAGGGTGTGGTCAAGAACCTGAACATTGCCAGCGACTGCCACTTCTATGCCTACGGCTATGTGGGCGCCATCGCCGGCTACAACAAGGGCACGATTGAGAATTGCCGCAACTATGCCGACGTGACGGCTGCCTATACCAACGCCGGCGGCATCACGGGCTACCAGGATACGGGCTCAAAGGTGATCAACTGCTACAACAGCGGCACCGTGACGGTGGGCAGCAACCGCGCTGCGGGCATTGTGCCCTACAGCAAGGGCACTACCGCCGGCTGCCAGAACGACGGCCTGGTGCGCTGCACCTATCTGCCCGACTATCCCGACGACGGGCCTTACAACGCCGGCGGCATTGTGGGCTCAACATCGAGTGCGGCTGTGATAACCGACAACATCAACACTGGCACCGTGACGGCCTACAGCAACACGGCCGGCATCGTGACCTCGGCATCGACCGGCTCGTTGATAGCCCGCAACATCAACTACGGCTCGGTGATCAACGGCAACCCCGACGACTATGGCACGGGTGCCTTCACGGCCCGCGACCTCACCACGGTGACCAGCGGCTACAACTTTGAAAACAACTACTACGACAAGCAACTGGGCTACTACGGCGCTGCCTATCGCGCACCCTTCAAGGGCATCAACGGCCTGCTCACGCGCCAGCTCACCAGCGGCGAGGCACTCGAGGGCATCGATGCCCAGCAGGTCGACTTCGCAGCCGGCCAGTACCCAGTGCTCAAGCGCTTCAAGGATGAGCCCGCGGCTGTGGCCCACCGCAACATGGTGGTGACCCTGCCCGACGACGAGACCATCGACGACGTGCGCCACACGGCTGCCTTGAGCGACACGGCCAGCTGGAGCCTGGTGAAGGCACAGCAATTTGCCATCGAGGACGGCAACCGCCTCACGGTGGCCATAGCCGGCGACACTGCCCTGCGCGACACGCTCACGGCCAGCCTGGGCGGCTACACCAAGGTGATACCGCTGCGTGCGCAGCCCATCGCCTTCACAGGCAGCGGCACCAAGGCCGACCCCTACCAGATACGCTCTAAGGCCGACATGCTCTTGCTGGCAAGCTACACCAACGACGCCGACTATGCCTTCACCGGCCGCTACTTTAAGGTGATGAACGACATCGACTTCGACACCACAGCCTATGTGCCTGTGGCAGTGAAACTGCACAAGCTCGACGCCGACTTCGACGGCAACGGCAAGAAATTCCTCAACATCAACTACACGAGCGACTACAGGCTCTCGACCGGAAGATACTTTGCCCTGATAGGCAACGTGGGCGAGAACGGCCGCGTGCACAACGTGAACCTGGCCAGCGGCTACATGGCTGCCTACGGGAGCACGGGCGGCATTGCCGGCCGCGTGTATGGTACCGTCGACAGCTGCGAGAGCCACATCACCGTGTCGACGACCAAGGACGATGGCTTCGGCGGCATTGCCGGCCGCGTGATGGGCGGCGGCAAGGTGACCAACTGCAAGGGCTACGCCAAGTTTGACGCCAAGTACGACAACGTGGGCGGCATCGTCTACGACGTGCTGCGCGGCGGCCTGGTGGAGAACTGCGAGAACTACAGCGACATCAATGCGCCCTACACGGGTGTGGCCGGTATCGCTGCCGAGAACGCCGGCACGATAAGCAACTGCGTGAACCACGGCGCCATCGCCGGCAAGGGCTCGGTGGGCGGCATCGTGGGCGTCTCGCTGGGCGGCGACGTATTGCTCAATTGCCGCAACGAGGGCACCGTCACAGCCACTGGCTCGGAGGCTGGCGGCATCCTTGCCTCGACGACCAACCGGAGCGACTCGATCATCATCGCGGGCTGCAGCAACACGGCTGCCGTGAGCGCCAACAAGTATGCCGGCGGCCTCGTGGGCTATGCCTATGTGAAAATGCTGGTCGACAGCTGCTACAACAAGGGCGACGTGAGCACCGTGGCAAAATATGCCGCCGGCTTGCTGAGCTATGCCTACACGGGCAGCCGCTTCACCCACTGCTACAACACGGGCACGGTGATAGGCGGCGGCGACTATGCCGGCGGCCTGGTAGCCGATGTCAACGGCGAGGACTTTGTCGTGAGCGACTGTGTGAACTACGGCGACGTGATGGGTTCGGGCATGTATGGCTCGGGCATTTCCAGCTCCTATGAAGGCGTGATGGAGCGCGTGGTGAACTATGGCCACGTCGAGAGCGACAGCTATGCCGCCGGTATCACGGGCTATGCCAGCGATGCCAAGTATGTGAACTGCGTGAACTACGGCGACGTGGCCATGACCGGCACCACACGCGACTATGCTCCGGCTGGCGGCTTGATGGCCCTGAACCGCGCCTCGAGCATGACCAACTGCTACAACCTGGGCAAGGTGACGAGCACGGCCTATGCCTCGGGCCTGATAGGCGACGCACGCGACGACACGTCGTACGGGCCCTTCAACGTGCGCAACTGCTACACGGCAGGCGAGATAAGCGGTCCCGACTCAAGCTACGTGAGCCACGTGACTGCCTCGACCGACGACGAGGTGCTGCTCGACAGCGTGTACTACGACATCACGGTGAACCGCACTGTGCCCTACTCCAACATCGACTCGACCGGCATTGCACTCTCGACCCGCGAGATGGTGCACGCCGCCCTGGGCGATGCCTATGTAGAGCGTGTGGGCATGTATCCCGTGCTCGCCGAGCTGGCCGACAGCGTGCTGAGCAACTGGTATGCCGCCACGGTGGTGCTGCCCGAGGGCTTCGGTCCCGACAGCGTGGCCGGCCCCTTCATCGTGGGCGACCCCGAGGGTACCACGTGGACGGCCAGCCCCGAGATTGTGACCATCGACGGCAACGTGGCCACGCCCACTGCCACCGGCGAGGTGACCCTGACCAAGACCTGCGGCACCCACACGCGCAGCTACCGCCTGGTGGTGACAATGACCACCGGCGTGACCGACGTGGATGCCAGCGATGCTGCCATCGTGGCTCGCGAGTACTTCAACCTCAACGGCCAGAGCCTGGGCACCAAGCGGCCCGAGAGCGCCGGCATCTATATCGAGCGCGACCGCTACAGCAACGGCGCCGCCCGTGCCCGCAAGATTGTGGTGAAGTAACGCACACAGGCCGACACAGCGCGTGTGCGGCCGATTGAAAATTTCCATTGCCCGCCGGGAATGTTGCCCAGGCGGGCAATGTTGTTTTATTGGGGGGAAAAAAAACGACAGCCCAAAAACAGCGCCCAGGCCTGAGCCTCACAAAAATGCAGCGAAATCAAGCGATTTTTGCCCGTTTTATACTTACCTTTGCATCACAACACAAAAGACACATTACAGCTATCAGAGCGATTAAAAGCAAACTATATGAATTTGAAAGCAAAACCATTCATCAAGTGGGTTGGCGGAAAAGGCCAGCTCATAGAGCAACTGGAAGTGAAACTCCCAGCTGACTTTGATAATTGGAAAAACGCCACCTACATAGAGCCATTTGTAGGGGGTGGGGCTATGCTGTTTCACATGTTGCAACAGCATCCTAATATCAAGCGTGCTGTAATCAATGACATCAATCACGACTTGATAACTTGCTATACAACTGTGCGTGACCACGTTGAAGAGTTGATTCCAGCCTTGCGCGAGATACAAGCACAGTATTGCTCTTTGCCCGACATGGATGCGAAACGTGAAATGTACATGGATGTGCGCCAGCGTTACAATGAGAAAAATCTTGACCCGATAGAAAATACTACCAAGTTTTTCTTCCTTAACCGGACATGTTTCAATGGCCTGTATCGTGTGAACAAGAAAGGATTGTTTAATGTTCCTTACGGAAAGTTTATGCAACCACAAATTTGTGTTAACTAAAGACTAAGGATTATGGCTAAGATAAAAGTTGAAAATACAGAAATATCTGTTGTTAGTGTGCAAAACGAGGATTATATCTCTTTGACAGATATGGCACATAGCCAAATGCAGGAACACATAATTTTCAGATGGATGAGCCTTAAAAGTACAATAGAATATCTCGGTGAATGGGAAATGCTATATAATCCGAATTTTAATTGTACCGAATTCGATACAATTAAAAATGCAGCAGGAAGCAACAACTTCGTGCTTTCTGTAAAGGCATGGATTCAAAGAACAGGTGCAATAGGCATCATGGCAAAAGCTGGCCGATATGGTGGAACTTATGCTCATCGAGACATTGCGTACCACTTTGGAATGTGGATTAGTCCTCGTTTCCAACTTTTGTTGGTAAAAGAGTATCAACGTCTTAAAGCTGATGAGCAGAAACAATTGTCATGGTCTGCTAAACGTGAATTGTCAAAGATAAACTATCGTATTCACACAGATGCAATCAAGGAAAATCTTATTCCAAACGAGGTGACACGTGAACAAGCAGCTATGAAGTATGCCGATGAAGCCGATGTTCTCAACATAGCTATGTTTGGTATGACGGCAAGGCAATGGCGTGAACAGAATCCCGATAAGAAAGGTAACATTCGTGATTATGCCAATATAAATGAGCTAATCTGCTTATCGAACATGGAGAATCTAAATGCTGTGTTTATTAACGATGGTATGGCACAATCTGAACGGCTCATCAAACTGAATCAGATTGCTATCCAACAAATGAAAATCCTCGAAGATACTGGAGGCAGAAATTTATTGAAGTAAAGACGATTATGAGGCAGCAGAAATATACACAGGCACAACAAGTGATAGATACTCTTCGCACAACAGGAGGGTATGCTACGCTCAGTGATTTGTATCATCTCGTAGATACAAAATCGTGGGCAACTAAGACTCCTAACGAATCAATCCGAAGAATTGTGCAGCAATCTAACGAAATATTTAAAATACAGCCAGGTCTTTGGGCATTGGAGGAATGTCGTGAAGAAGTGATGCGCAAATTCGACATCTGCCCGAAGGAAGAAAAGAGCATTGAGCAATTTACACATGGTTACTATCAAGGACTTATTATAGAGATAGGCAACATGAAACATTATGCGACCTATGTCCCTGCGCAAGACCAAAACCGCAAGTTTCTTGAAAAGCCCCTGAAAGATATTTGCACCACAATCCATATTCCCGATTTTTCATACGAGAATCTTACAGAGAGGGCAAGGACCGTGGATGTCATTTGGTTCAATGAGCGCAAAATGCCAAATAGCTTCTTTGAAGTGGAGCATTCGACAGACATTCAAAACTCAATCACTAAGTTTTGTGATTTACAAGATTTCAACAGCCGCTTCTTGATTGTTGCACCTCAGAATCGCAAGGAACAATTTGACAAAGTGATGAGCAGAACTGCTTTCAAAGAGGTGAAAGAGCGTGTTGCTTTCCATAGTTATGAGAGTATCTATAAGCAATATGAACTAATGTGTATAGCAAGAGCAAGCGAGGGATTTATATAACAACAAACTCTGTTGATAGATAATTAAAAAAAGTTTATGAATTATGTCAGAATACATTTTTTACACTACAGCAGGTTTTACGCAAGCCCCAAATGGAAACAATGTGGAGAATTGTCAAGTTCTCGGTAGAGCTTTTGGGAAAAATATTAAAGAAGCAAGGTGCAATCTCATCAAAGAAAATCCTTGGATTGAAGAGGTTGGATTCGACATGGAAGACTTGCTTGTAATGCAATTATTGACAGAAGAACAAAAGGCAGATATTAAAGCCGTTATTGATTACCTTTGGGAAGAC
This window contains:
- a CDS encoding KilA-N domain-containing protein; this translates as MAKIKVENTEISVVSVQNEDYISLTDMAHSQMQEHIIFRWMSLKSTIEYLGEWEMLYNPNFNCTEFDTIKNAAGSNNFVLSVKAWIQRTGAIGIMAKAGRYGGTYAHRDIAYHFGMWISPRFQLLLVKEYQRLKADEQKQLSWSAKRELSKINYRIHTDAIKENLIPNEVTREQAAMKYADEADVLNIAMFGMTARQWREQNPDKKGNIRDYANINELICLSNMENLNAVFINDGMAQSERLIKLNQIAIQQMKILEDTGGRNLLK